From the Homo sapiens chromosome 1, GRCh38.p14 Primary Assembly genome, one window contains:
- the OR2G6 gene encoding olfactory receptor 2G6, which produces MEETNNSSEKGFLLLGFSDQPQLERFLFAIILYFYVLSLLGNTALILVCCLDSRLHTPMYFFLSNLSCVDICFTTSVAPQLLVTMNKKDKTMSYGGCVAQLYVAMGLGSSECILLAVMAYDRYAAVCRPLRYIAIMHPRFCASLAGGAWLSGLITSLIQCSLTVQLPLCGHRTLDHIFCEVPVLIKLACVDTTFNEAELFVASVVFLIVPVLLILVSYGFITQAVLRIKSAAGRQKAFGTCSSHLVVVIIFYGTIIFMYLQPANRRSKNQGKFVSLFYTIVTPLLNPIIYTLRNKDVKGALRTLILGSAAGQSHKD; this is translated from the coding sequence ATGGAGGAAACCAACAACAGCTCTGAAAAGGGATTTCTTCTCCTGGGATTTTCAGATCAGCCTCAGCTAGAGAGGTTTCTTTTTGCCATCATTTTGTACTTCTACGTCTTGAGCCTTCTGGGGAACACTGCCCTCATACTAGTATGTTGTCTGGACTCCAGACTCCACACTCCAATGTACTTCTTCCTCAGCAACCTCTCGTGTGTGGACATCTGCTTTACCACCAGTGTTGCCCCACAGTTGCTGGTTACCATGAATAAGAAAGACAAAACCATGAGCTACGGTGGCTGTGTGGCCCAGCTCTATGTGGCCATGGGGTTGGGCTCGTCTGAGTGTATTCTCTTGGCCGTCATGGCTTATGACCGCTATGCTGCTGTCTGCCGGCCACTGCGCTACATAGCCATTATGCACCCCAGGTTCTGTGCGTCTCTGGCCGGTGGAGCATGGCTCAGCGGCCTCATCACCTCCCTAATTCAGTGCTCCCTCACTGTGCAGCTGCCCCTCTGTGGTCATCGCACACTGGATCATATTTTCTGTGAGGTGCCAGTGCTCATCAAACTGGCCTGTGTGGATACGACTTTCAACGAGGCAGAACTCTTTGTGGCCAGTGTAGTCTTTCTAATTGTCCCGGTGTTACTCATCTTAGTCTCCTATGGCTTTATCACTCAAGCTGTGTTAAGGATAAAATCAGCTGCGGGCCGCCAAAAGGCCTTTGGGACCTGTTCGTCTCACCTGGTTGTGGTCATCATTTTCTATGGGACCATCATATTCATGTACCTTCAACCGGCCAATAGGAGATCCAAAAACCAGGGaaagtttgtttctcttttctatacCATAGTCACCCCACTTTTAAACCCCATTATCTACACTCTGAGAAACAAAGATGTGAAAGGGGCCTTGAGGACCCTGATACTGGGTAGTGCTGCTGGACAAAGCCACAAGGACTAG